From Dermacentor albipictus isolate Rhodes 1998 colony chromosome 8, USDA_Dalb.pri_finalv2, whole genome shotgun sequence:
tccttacCTCTAACCTTTAACTGctggcttcttggccaatctccccgTAGTGGGCAAGCGCCACAATTGAAGATCAAGGAAGCAGGCAAGCTGTTCGGCGAGTCGCCACTCGTAGCCAAGATTCCTCAGACGCCTCGCGACGCTCTCAGTCGTCGGAACCTCAAAGATGGGTGAGAGAGCTGTTTTTCATTTTTGCGGCAGCCCGTCTTGCTTTTACCGAGCTAACGCAGCCGTAGAGTCGAATTCGAACTGCAAGCCTAAGAGTAGCCGGCCAAACGCTGCCCCTTCTCGGGCAGTACACTGTTAAGAAAAATTACGCCGTTTGGATCGCATCTTGCACCAGAACGATAGTCGCCATCCATCTtgtccgtatttcctttctttaacgctgcgagccgcTTACCTCCAAGCCACGAACGGCAAGCgcgttaaggccgatccacacgacggaccgaATTGCTATATTGGACCGCGGTCCGTGGATCACGatataggacgtcaccagttcgtgcgtaccgccgttgacCCGCGCAAGACTGCGGCCCTCGCAGTCCACCAAATctccgaggcttttcccgcttcagttttggcggcggaccgcatgcaaaccgcagcgattttggtgtagccaacgaatgttgtccggcaacagagtgtcttcagccaaatccaatctagttttctgcccagcaaaagccagtcaagccagtcgtttcatgtacggcgttccgcctacacgtgcgtgcagcagatatattttttaaacaccgtttCCTCTTGGAGTGAAGAAgaggttttttattttttatccctcgttgagcagttcccgggtTTGTGGGACTccagccggaatgataacaatgataacactgggcgagagtgtagctggttggtctactctgccgtctgctatggtggtccgccgtgtggatgtgctctgcgccagACCGGACCGCGGTGGGCCGTAACGTCGCATCATGTGACCAatcggcccgcagacttggtcgatcgtgtggatcggcctttatgagcatgacggagcattctcgataggaaagtagcgagcgcagcgttttcaagaaaggaaacgcaaacaagacacatgacgattatcgttgtttGGCAAGGTACGACCAAAAAGGTGTACATTGGCTTAAGAGTGTGCGTTTTTACGCATTAGCGAATATTACGTGCTTGCCTAACACTGCAACTGCAGGTAAAAGCTGACACTCTAACAGTATCTATTTGAGAAGGCGGGTAGTGCCACTTTCGATACATTTTAAAGCGCCTTGCATATAGAAGATGCCGAAGGAGCGATTTGTACACAGAACTGCTTGATTGACTGTACTTATAGGTAACGTCATTTGGAAGCTCAGTTTGCGTTGGCGGAAGATTGTGCTCGTTAACACAGAAAGTAGAAACGTGTAATTAAGGTGCACATGATTCGCAGTAGGTCGCAGTCTCAAGCTCACGCCTGAGTATCTGGCGCATAGAGAAGGAAGAGAGGTGCCTCTTAGGGAATTCGAGCTTGCTGCTAAACACCGGATACAGAGCAATGTGATCACAACTTTCGCGTTTGCCAGTAAACAGTTCGGCTCTTGCCATGACATATGTGACACGATGCACTTCATAAAATTACCGCCACTTACTCTTCAATAGAACACGACCTTGGGATTTTCGATGACACTTCTGAGAGAAAATTTCTATTCACTTGCTCACTATATTGATGCCAGAATATCAAACAAATAAATTTTGCAGGTTTaacgcactgtgagaatcgatgtaggcgaagctttctgtgctgtttgctttgaatgAGTATAAAAAGCGGCGATATTGACGGCGAATATTTAATTTCCCCAACGTTTCGTTCAACAGCAGAGTTTCTTCAATTTCGTTTGGCGGGGGAAAGTTTGCATGAACCGGCGATTTGATGTTAAACCTTATCTTGCGCGCACCGCTGGTCTTTGTCTACACAGTCCACAGAACACGCAAGGGGAGGTGTTtccttgaggcgttgtgcgccattgttcataacctctgagaggattGAGAATATTCAGTGTCTTACATGACATGGCATATCAcatcatggcagaagtattaatGTTTAACGGAATTGTTGGGCTGTATCtgccaaaaacataatcggacTATGATGCACGCCTTGGTGGCGGACTACTGATTAATTTTGACGCAGTGGTGTGCTTCGACGCGTCCCTAAATTCAAGTGCACGAGCGTGTTTTTATTTCTCCGCCGTCGAAGTTCGGCAAATGAGGTTGGAATCATACCCACGACCCCAAGCAATGTCAGTCGCAAAGCTGCCGCGGAGGACACAGAAGAGTTGATTTAACGTGTGACCACTTCCTCAGTGTCGCCTTAagcctgcggtgcgctttaatgcggtTCTGTTTCCGCACGCCTTTTTCCGCTTGAAAATTTGGAtgctgtttatttttcagaaatagaagAAACGTACCACACGGCATCTTATATTAAATTTAGCCCGCTTGTGCGAAAACATTCTGGCGTCTGTATAGAAGTAACGTTTCCTTGGCTTCTGACGCCACATTTTCTCTATCCCCTCCCACCCACATTTCATGGAAACTAGGAGGGAAGAGGGGCCGAACAATTATTCACTCATTTCACATCTGAGTCGGCTCTGCCCCATTCTCTGTTCGCTCTACTCCCTCCTCTCTGCCACTCTATCAGCTTCTCTCTGGACTTGCAGCTAAGTAGAAAAGTAAGGGATAACTCTCTGCGTTCCTAGTTGTTTCATATTTGACAAATGTTTAAAGCGGTATTGTGCCATGTCTATTTCGTGCTTTAAAACTTTGTCAAGAAAGCTAAGCGCAGCAGTTTCTGcgcttcttttgtggggtgtcacagataattacagcagTCAAGAGGTTAATGTGACGACGCCCAGGTAGCTGCAGAGTGCAGTGTGCACTTTCGACGTGGTGCAAATGTTCAATTATGATTCTCgcgttgcctttcctctctgccgcgctcctgtcatgtatacacatgctctgaaccaccGCCGGACATGGTGTATCGACAgcaagagcagtggaaaagtcgaaggatggggcaaagaaagcttcgctttaaaaaaacttTTGCTGCCTGTAGACATGCTTAAAAGTTTCTTTGTCTTGACATTTGGAACTTGCCTGTTCTACTTAAATCAGCATTTGCCGGACTAGATGGAGTTCCGTTCAGGTTTTCATTACATCACTAATAGATTTACGACTTGGTGACAGCCTGTTGTTTTAAGGACTTCTCTTTTTATTTCAAGCACATCCTAATCCCCTAAGGAAGAAATGCAGTAAATTGTATTGTTGCTCAATCTACAGCAGAACGCGGTTTCAGATTCTGCATGTTAGAAAAAGAAACGCAGCCGTCTCCAAAACACACACCTTGAACTCCTTAGTGAAGCTTCTTGGAGAAATATTTTATACTTGACAATTCATATCTCACGAGCTTTTTGCCTCCAGATGTGTCCATTATTTCCCGCAATTTATGCCAAAGGCGAGCGGAGCTCGAGAGAGCCAGAAGACGCAAGTTATATTGTATGTCAATGTGGCGCGGCAGTATTCATGTGTTGAATGTGAGCGAAGATCCGGTGGTACATAATAAAAAAGGTACTGGATAGCTAATTCCcaacgctatttctttctttggaTGTTCAGGTGATTTCGAGACCTCAGTCAGTAAGTAAACGCTTACATGTTTTGCCTTAACCGGaaggccacttttttttttcgctttggtTCATTGCCAGTGAGGATTATCGCGTCAGGAGTAGCTTGTCATTAACAATCGCAGAGGGCTCTCTTCTCTGGATTTTTCTTACCCGCTATATTTATAgacccacgcacacacacttacatatatgtatatacaatAGCCACACGCACATGAATAAAGCCACCCATACGCGTGTATACGTGTGTAtacgtgcgtgtatgtgtgtggtCTGCGAGAGAAAAGAGGAGAGACAGACCAAGGATATACACAGGAGGGAACCAATAAAGTAAGTGGAGATGAGTGTACACTTAAAAAAAGCTATTTGCTCGTCGTGGTATTTTTTATTTCGCGTGGGTAACCTCTGGCCCAATGTTAAATGTCGACAGAACTGTTAACCATATTGTATACTATTGTTTATTTTTACTGATTTGCAGAGAATGTGAATCTTACCTTAAGAAAGAGTATTTCGAAAATAAGAATTAGCTGACAAAAAACTTACGGTTGTCTTCTTTTGACGCCAGAAGGATTCTTTCTATTGTCTGACCAGCTTTCTTTTTGTCCACCATTGTTAACCAAAAATATAGGCGGATTGTGAATATAGTGCAGCCTAAAAATGTGCGTTGATACGGTTGTTTGTATCATCTTAACATGTCAATCTAGCCACCCTGACGTCATCGCCAAAGAGCATACATGCAATTTATACAGCGTGGAGCGGAATTGAATCAGTGTGAAGTCGGTTTCTCCAGCAAAGCAGCTCAATGCTTCTGCGCGCTTCACCGCCAAATTTCACGGAGACATGTTAAGGGGACAGCGTTGCGGAATTCATGTCGCTGAAAACCCAGCGTCGGACTTCGTTTTGggaaaaagattttcgaaccacccatacccaggccttccatggGACGCAAGGAATTTACTCAACTAACTGAATTGATCAAGCTAAACTACGTGGAAAAATCATAAACTGTGACACACATACAACCTACACACACGATAGCTCTCGTATTGTAACTTGACTATGCGAGAAAGCATAATTGTATTATGCGAAAACTCAGAGACCCCTGttacagcgtttctaccattcatagaccagcTGCACTGTCCggcatttgcgcacgccggcgcgcgGCTGTCTTGGCGGGGCAACGCAGCGTCGCGTCCaattccttgcaatacctccagctggcccTCCCCTCCGTCGCATCGTAGTCCACGCAagacgccgcgtttctaccacaaaccCCGCCTTGGTGCATAGCGTTGGCGGTCAGCGTTTTCTGGTAAACATAGTGATTAGATATGCTGCAGTTGGCGGGAAGCGTGAGACACATTAGGGGATCTTTAAATACCGTCGCGTTAAACTCTTAATGCTGAAGCttagctctcccaagtaacaaaggacctaataaagaaacgacaaagaatgacaGTGCCCAACTCAAGAAGAAAGATGGAATTCGCGGAACTGCGAAAACTgctcaacaaggcgaaaataagtgatattcgaaactgtaACGTGAataagactgaagaagccgtaaaaaatgaacgcggcctgaaataagtgagaaagaaacttggcataagacaaaccaagatgcatgcactaaaagataagctgggtaatatcatcagcaatttcgaagaaatAGTGAAAGgagcggaagaattttatactgacctttACTGTACCCAGACGACTCAGGAGCACCACATTCGAAGCAACGATGAACGATAAAACGAAACTCCCGctgatgaggtcagaaaggccttagaaggcatgaaacggggaaaagcggcaggggaggatgaaataacagtcgaatTAATCAAAGAGGGAGGAGACGTAaagctaggaaaactggcggctctctatacgaagtgtttatcgactgcaagggtcccagaaaactggaagaatgcaaacattatactaatccacaaaaacggcgacgttaaagaactaaagCATTgtaggctcattagcttactcccagtactatataaaatatttaccaaaataatctccaatacaataagggcaacgctggacttTAGCCAACCTAGGAGGCTTTGGGGATGCGAATATCTGAGTGCATTCGTGAATCACGATTGAGTGACTCAATTTGTACTGGATGCTCTTACTTTTGCTTTTATGTAGGTGACAGCGACCTAGATGACGACGAAGACTGTACTGAGACAGCAACTTACGGCCGTGTTGGTGGTTCGGGAGGGTCGAGCAGCGGTGGAGCGACCAAGAGCATTCCACGAGAGCCGGTGAGTTTCTTCATAAAGCGGTACACCTAAATCCCGACAGCTTTTGACCACATCAATAAAAACTGAAATACCTGGTTGGTGTCATTGTGCACTGCTCCATttggtgaaagaagaaaaaaaagacggctGAATAGGTATTTCGCTTTAAATTCAGAGTAGAAGTACACAGCTGAAGTTGTGCTATGCTAAACTATTAGGTTCGCCACGAATCCCACACCTACGTCTCGCTAGGAGGACGTGTAATCAGATTAGCCGCCCACAAGGGCCGTATCTTTTTCTGTTCGAGATATGTAATGAGAAATGTGACAGGTAAAAGAAAATAACTTGTCTATTATAGACACACACAAATAATGGAAACGGGTAAAACTTGCTAAGACTGATCATTGATTCAATTCTTCGCACTGTAGAATACATATATAAATCGCATGGAAATACTGTGATTGAATGAAGAGAAAGCCTTACAACCATCAGAAAGTCTCAGGACTGCAAATTTTATGATCATCAAAATTTCGCTTGCCTATCTCAGAAATGGTATTTATAACCCAATTGAAGAGAAGTTATGTCGGTTTCAAACACGGCGCAGTGAGGTTTATTTACCGTATGTGATCTAATAAGATATTTGCTAAGTGTGGAGTGTTCACATAGCATGTAAAAGTTTTTACTTCATTATCTATGATTTGCGCAACATTTTCGTAGTGTTGTTTATAGTAGGCGGTCAATGTAGATATGAAATTCCGCCATTGTTTCCGTCACTTTGCGAGCATTCATGTTTAAGCCTGAGACAGAACGCTGCATATTATTGCTATGTATATATCCGCATTATAACCGTTTCCGTATTTTTTGCGAGTTGTACCAAGTCACAATCTATGTCAAAAATTGAATGACAATATTTTTTCATCATTTGAGGATAGGCAAACAGCGGTGTATATTAGGGAGGCACGCGGGACTTATATTAGGGAAAAGCTAGATTAACAAAGGGCATGTAAAAAGGACAATATTAGGTGGTAGGTTAGAATGACATATTGTGTTGCAACAGTAGATAAGCGAAGTCGCGGAGGTACGCGATCTGGATGACGTGGTTGAATTAGATTATTTGCAGGCTGTAAAGGTACGATGTGAGCTGGTGCATGATCAAAGTACGATGCCTATAGGAGAGGACTTCGTCCTTTGGTGCCAATAAATAAACTGATTATAAACCTACCTTTCGTTCTCATGATGATGATTTACAATTTCTTCTAAAAATCGGCCTCCTCTGCAGAGACCAACTGCTGTGAGATTTGCCCCAAGACAGCCGCCTGTGGGCCAACGAGATTCAGAGACCAACCACCGTCGGTCGCCGACCATACCTCCGGCCCCACGCATACCGGCTGTGCACCCGTCCCCAAGCCTACGAACGCCGAAGACCACACCAGTTCCCCAGCCGGAACTACCTTCCACACCAATGGTTACCCGACCACCACCGCTGCAACCACTGACGCCAAACCGAGGAGCACCAGCACCGCGAGCCACGAAACCGAAGACTACCCCGCCGCCACTGAAACCATCGACGCCGAAGGCCACCCGAGGCGCACCAACGCCAGAAACGACGAAACCGAAAATTGCCCCAACGCCACCACTGCAACCATCGACGCCAAAGGCCACCCGACGAGTGCCTACGCCGCAAACCACGAAACCGAAGACTACCTCACCGCCCCTGAAACCATCGACGCCGAAGGCCACCCGAGGCGCACCAACGCCGCAAACTACGAAACCGAAGATTGCCCCAGCGCCACCACTGCAACCATCGACGCCAAAGGCCACCCGACGAGCGCCTATGCCGCAAACCACGAAACCGAAGACTACCTCACCGCCACTGAAACCATCGACGCCGAAGGCCACCCGAGGCGCACCAACGCCGCAAACGACGAAACCAAAGATTGCCCCAACGCCACCACTGCAACCATCGACGCCAAAGGCCACCCGACGAGCGCCTACGCCGCAAACCACGAAACCGAAGACTACCTCACCGCCCCTGAAACCATCGACGCCGAAGGCCACCGGAGGCGCACCAACGTCGCAAACGACGAAACCGAAGATTGCCCCAACGCCACCACTGCAACCATCGACGCCAAAGGCCACCCGACGAGCGCCTACGCCACAAACTACGAAACCGAAGACTACCTCACCGCCACTGAAACCATCGACGCCGAAGGCCACCCGAGGCGCACCAATGCCGCAAACGACGAAACCGAAGATTGCCCCACCGCAACCATCGACGCCAAAAGTCACCCAAGGAGCACCAACGCCGCAAGCCACGAAACCGAAGATTGGCCCACCGCCACCACAGAAAGCATCGACACCAAAGGCCACCCGAAAAGCACCAACTCCGCAGACCAGGAAAGCGAAGGTTACCCGACCGCCACCATCGCCAACATTGACGCAAACGGCCACCCAAACAGCACCAACGCCACAAACCAGGAAACCGACAATTACCGCACCTCCACCGCTGCCGCGACCGACGCCAAAGCCAACAACTACTACGTTGTCATGTACGTACCATAGTGCCGTCTGttcatgctatatatatatatatatatatatatatatatatatatatatatatatatatatatatatatatatatatatatagtcatataatgagacgccaacaaacactgacaccaagtacaacataggggaaattgcatgtgcttaataaatgaaataaagtaatgatagaataatggaaattaaagtggatgaaaaaacaacttgccgcaggtgggaaccgaacccacaaccttcgcatgtcgcgtgcgatgctctaccaattgagctaccgcggcggcgtttccccatccactttcttgggtattcatgtgtactagtagaaccctgggagtgggggcgctggctaacactcccagggttctactagtacacatgaatacccaagaaagtggatggggaaacgccgccacggtagctcaattggtagagcatcgcacgcgacgtgcgaaggttgtgggttcggttcccacctgtggcaagttgttctttcatccactttaatttccattattctatcattactttatttcatttattaagcacatgcaatttcccctatgttgtacttggtgtcagtgtttgttggcttctcattatatgactaatgaATATcgagtccctcggttaacccactttcttctcgcttatatatatatatatatatggccacgTAGTAGCGGTGGTGATGAAAGCCGCATAACTATGAATGCCGAAACTTGCATTCTATTAGGCGATCCTGTGCCCTCACAAACAGGCTACACCCAACGAACAACGATAGCTGATGAGCTAGCTGGTCAGCTTGTCaggctggtcaagcgcgtcggatttttatgcgaagcatattacgagagctcaacccagctcctcaggcgcggcggtgtcgccttgaaaccacgtgacaccgtgacgtcacgacagaggagaagtggctttggctcaactcttgcaagacgggctgggtgggaatcgaaccagggtctccggagtgtgggacggagacgctaccactgagccacgagtaggatgcttcaaagcggtacaaaagcgcctctagtgaatgcggtgttgccttagaaacgagctgtttctaaggcgtgcgtctcttgctcaggcgcacatttcgttgccgcgccgaacgctgctttgctcgacgctcaccgcgtccaatgcggggcgcgtagtcgctgccctgtagcccattgtcttacaccccttggcgggtcgacgggaacgctttcgcgttccaatcttgaaggcgaagcagtaatgcatgagttgtttcttcgtctagccgaaccaaatatagccaagcaacagcagttcaccaggctaaacagtggttcaacaactaaaataaaggctagtatgcttcgcatcctgggcttaaccttacgtacgccacagccatttttttacatcagtcatcgaagtcAAGAGTAATCGCTGCTGCCCGGGTGTCTTTCACAAGATACCTCGCAGTTAGCGTCGCGCAGACATGAACGCAGGTTACATAAGGTTCGGTGGCAAAAGACAACGGACAGAACCATCTATGtcattcgagaaacttcctatacCTGCAGGCGCGTCcatgcgctgagcgataacatttgttagatggggAATGATCTCACCCGACaaacaagtacgcgtgtcaatacccccctctttaAAAATAATCATCTCGATGATACAAACACGAAAGCCCGAACAAAATCgcgcgtaataaaaaaaaagaaagcgctcgtTCCACtcggacgtgtttttccgtagctccgtATTTTCGCCCCGttcgctggttttttttttcgctactggaactctgttgtttatggaccACTTTGGCGGTTTGTAATTACcactggcgcctatctacaaggtcCTTCGTCATTTACCCCCTCCTGCTGCGTCGTCCAACTCGAGTTCTTGCGCGGCTTTGCGAGTGCGAGTGCCTCCGCGGCACTCGCCGCTTCGccgcggagcatccaagctgctgtccgctgcgtcgaaagagcgtaacattaccgatgcaactgcTATCCAAGTCAGGAGCGTCTCCTtcgtggggacaagtgcaacgtCCGTAGGCGGTaccctgagcatggataccaccaacatggagcagaacagTCCTGCAGTCGTGGCGCACACCTCGGCGAAGAgaacgaaggaagctactggcaTTCCATCGAATaaaaatgtagctccagcagccctGAAAAGACCTCGCTCTTCACAAGGCCTGCCCgcacgaccgacacgcacgtctccggagtcCCCAGCGAAATCGTGGTACAAcgtggttatcaagcctcgtgctagatatgacatgtccactctgcgcaaccgtatcattcaagcggccctggacCCCTGCCCCGAGACTTTCCGATTTCAAGGTGTTGCTCTACACAAGcccactaatacggtctcagtacgggtgtctgctatggcactagtttataaactcgaagaactgcaacaaatacaagtctccGAAGAATGTGTCTTTCCAGTCCAGGCGCACCTCGCCAGTGGTACCgatttaagacgctacgtggttaatggcgttgaccttAACGAAGAAtccgagaggctcctgcaggaactatcgtgtcccacacacaaggttgtggctgctcgctacctaggcagcaATCGTACGCGCCTAATCATGCTTTCAGGTCCTAATTCCCCGCCTGAACGTATCCTATATTACGGTtgcgtactgcgcccgcgtccattcaagccttccgttgtgtactggtactcttgctttagacaggggCACATGAAATCCTCCGGCCCCTACCCACCcaaggacgacaccatggagcctgaaaCGTCCGCATCGTTTAGATGCAGCCTATGCCAAATAAACGATCATGACAAcacttccacgacgtgtcctgtgaagttgaaggccactaagaaggctcgacaacgccattctcgacagccagcaaggacATCGAGATccatcaatgaaacaagtccctgtgtacagccgttacgccgttctggcctcgctggaagaggatGCTAGCCAGGTTACAATAGCAAGTACAGCGACAAGTGGTGCTGCCACTCGcacctatagcgcagctgttaggtcgtccacttcacgaccGTAACGGACATTACAGTCGATAGATGAAACGCCGCTTTctttggcagacgaagagttcgagatcCACGCTTGCCTGGCCAACCTTGAAAAAGAAATCCAACATCTCAAGCaacgccgtacagtgctccggcgtcgtcatgacggagcgcggccATCGCATTCACCGTCGACGTCTAGTCCTCATATCGCTAACCCGGCATTTGTGTCGAAACCActttcaccccaagaactcctgcgcttcgttgcgcaacagctccagcatctcacctcggttctactggccaatcttaatctatgatggctgctacgtcttcaagtgtgccagaaggcatcttacagtggaactgtcgcggctcaCGGGGAAGGTTggagagctgcgtcagcgtctcagatatgggaagctgccTGTTTGGACTCTACTGtttcaagaatccaacggcctgccaTCCATTCCAGGATTTCTGGCATACTCATAGCCTTCAATGTTGGACCTTAGGAGAGGCTGCAGCGTATGTAATCCATCCAGGACAGGCTGTAGCGTATGTAAGATGCAGTCTTCATCAGACTCCcgttgatctttcacggtggtgtactctatgacaagaagtcgtggccgtattggttcgtctccaacgcacgGGCGTTATCATCGTTTCGTACTATGCTCGCCCCTACAGCTgtcgtgcggctcggttgtgttTCGGCTGGCTGGCGCATCTACGAgagaaacatcctggttgccccattatggtcgcGGGAGATTTTGACGCACCCCACATCACATGGGCATACGCCatttccagtgcgcgtggtacatgtgtgcttgacacatttatggacgcccaattcactctgcttaataaGGTGTCAGTGCCTATTCGTCGGCGTGACCACCCTCGCGCGCCaccacactcaccggacttattttggtggctaggaaggacgaccgtctcgtggtcatgtgaacccgattgctggggtagcgaccatcatccgattcaccttggcttatcttccGGCGGAACAGGCTACCTCCGccgactatgtcgagtggtggactgggatctATACAGGGCGATATCAGAAAGCAATGAATCCAACTTCATACTGGacccgtcccattgtcttaaggcggcattaattgaggcgacacgtacgtcgtgggttgatgaatcgcgaaccgctcctgatttgcaacttttgcgtctctgggcgtcatgccgccaagcagaacttgcatcagaacgctaccctgcatcaaatacccttcgcttagaggcccaacgcTTTACTGCAGaagctcggcgccatgaacaccgcttatGCCTCCATTTGGTGCACCTTCCGAGTAATTAGACatggtcggcgccctccagagcccgcagcctgcgccctgttagcataGAGCCAGACACCAGCAatattcgcagaaactgtcgcccagACCTTTTTTCGGCTTTGTCAAagcaccgcctcccttcgttgttGAAAACTGCCTTCCCGCGGACGCACGCACGCCGCCTACCTTCTGcgacatcgagggtatacaagctgtCTTCACTATGGCGGAACGTTTAGCGGCAATagacctgtcgaagccatgcaaggcacgCGGATCTGATGGCCTACCGTAGAACTTcataaaaacacggaaggcaaggttctcgaagtgccGTTGGGAGCCTcaaacgaagcttgggctacaggagtcattcccgATTCTTGGTGGCATGCATAAATGGTCCCTATTCCCAGGCCCGGAAAGCCCCGTGATAATATCACCCATATGCGCCCAATAGCcctaacctcaacgttaggcaagctgatggtgcgtatgctcgcgacacgcATTACATGGCGGTTCaagcggtactcatggtatcatcctgggcaaatcgggttccgtgctcatctaggcgcagaggatgaccttgcgtacctatcttctatggtgctcatcggaggccgctccctAATAATTTGCAtgattctggcaatggatattcgtaaagcgTACGACCATGTGaatcacgaagcaattgtcggaattctcGATTGACTTCAgttccctagccgtgtctgcacatttGTCGAAGCCTTCCTTTGCGCTCGCACCTTCTGCATTCACCTGGCTGGCCAAGCAACAGGTCAGCTCGTT
This genomic window contains:
- the LOC135921766 gene encoding uncharacterized protein isoform X3, producing MGDFETSVSDSDLDDDEDCTETATYGRVGGSGGSSSGGATKSIPREPRPTAVRFAPRQPPVGQRDSETNHRRSPTIPPAPRIPAVHPSPSLRTPKTTPVPQPELPSTPMVTRPPPLQPLTPNRGAPAPRATKPKTTPPPLKPSTPKATRGAPTPETTKPKIAPTPPLQPSTPKATRRVPTPQTTKPKTTSPPLKPSTPKATRGAPTPQTTKPKIAPAPPLQPSTPKATRRAPMPQTTKPKTTSPPLKPSTPKATRGAPTPQTTKPKIAPTPPLQPSTPKATRRAPTPQTTKPKTTSPPLKPSTPKATGGAPTSQTTKPKIAPTPPLQPSTPKATRRAPTPQTTKPKTTSPPLKPSTPKATRGAPMPQTTKPKIAPPQPSTPKVTQGAPTPQATKPKIGPPPPQKASTPKATRKAPTPQTRKAKVTRPPPSPTLTQTATQTAPTPQTRKPTITAPPPLPRPTPKPTTTTLSSVDERPPTLESVICTVDAERTVDVPPDGVCQFIFYESLREPFADMGRPTPGPFKTFKRFAAAAKQTQFGVSIYALKIYTPHVVAFLGHISFKEDEIKTVVPNFVCIIVPPSIHEIPPSGKAKLAYGHTYICHARYNDKLYAYTIAPYDVNYDYAPSVCQQRIPGGFSRIQAYKKLAGFLTNFASKQHKDCLGVVSG